In Saccharomonospora marina XMU15, one genomic interval encodes:
- a CDS encoding sulfurtransferase, which produces MHPVITTTELAASLEADPRQRPVLLDVRWRLDGPPGIESYRAGHLPGAVFVDLDTGLSGPPGAAGRHPLPEPAELQRTLRAAGVRTAHPVVAYDDGDSSVAARAWWLLRWAGHDEVAVLDGGFAAWQAEGRPVTTARPRPEPGDIEVRPGAMPVLDADAAAAIARDGVLLDARAPRRYTGETEPVDPRPGHIPGALNAPSSSHVDSGGRWRERAELAARFAALGVTAGTPVGAYCGSGVTASSVVLALELAGHDQPAALYAGSWSQWSADPARPAVTGPRPG; this is translated from the coding sequence ATGCACCCCGTCATCACCACAACGGAACTGGCCGCGTCGCTCGAAGCCGATCCTCGGCAGCGGCCCGTCCTGCTCGACGTGCGGTGGCGCCTCGACGGACCACCCGGCATCGAGTCCTACCGCGCGGGGCACCTGCCGGGCGCGGTGTTCGTCGATCTGGACACCGGACTGTCCGGCCCGCCCGGCGCGGCGGGCAGGCACCCGCTGCCCGAACCGGCCGAGCTGCAGCGGACCCTGCGGGCGGCGGGGGTGCGCACGGCACACCCCGTCGTGGCCTACGACGACGGTGACTCCTCCGTGGCGGCGCGAGCGTGGTGGCTGCTGCGCTGGGCCGGGCACGACGAGGTGGCGGTGCTCGACGGCGGCTTCGCCGCGTGGCAGGCGGAAGGCAGGCCGGTCACCACCGCGCGACCACGACCGGAACCCGGAGACATCGAGGTCCGCCCCGGCGCCATGCCGGTCCTCGACGCCGACGCCGCCGCGGCCATCGCCCGCGACGGGGTACTGCTCGACGCGCGAGCGCCCCGGCGCTACACCGGAGAGACCGAGCCCGTGGACCCCCGTCCCGGCCACATCCCTGGCGCGCTGAACGCGCCGTCGTCGTCGCACGTGGACTCGGGTGGCCGCTGGCGCGAGCGCGCCGAACTCGCCGCGCGCTTCGCCGCGCTCGGTGTCACGGCGGGCACCCCGGTCGGCGCCTACTGCGGCTCAGGCGTCACCGCCAGCTCCGTGGTGCTCGCTCTCGAACTCGCAGGACATGACCAGCCGGCCGCGTTGTACGCCGGATCGTGGTCGCAGTGGTCGGCCGATCCCGCTCGGCCCGCTGTCACAGGGCCGCGGCCGGGCTAG